One segment of Streptomyces sp. NBC_00576 DNA contains the following:
- a CDS encoding carbohydrate ABC transporter permease — protein sequence MRTSKSARIGQYAALLAYLAFLALPFLWLLSTAFKPPRELGSLHPTWVPRNPTLDNFRQAFDEQPLLHAALNSLLAAASAALVAVLLATPMAYVMARHRTLLGRAATGWVVVSQAFPFVLVIIPLFLVLKNLRLIDSVFGLVMVYVVWSLPFALWMLVGYVRAVPAELEEAAAVDGAGRLRTLVSVMAPLLAPGIVATALFAFVTAWNEFFFALVLLKTPEKQTLPVVLTHFIGAEGVADLGPLAAAAFLATLPSLVVFAIVQRRITGGLMAGAVKS from the coding sequence TTGAGGACGAGCAAGAGCGCCCGCATCGGCCAGTACGCGGCCCTTCTCGCCTATCTCGCCTTTCTGGCCCTCCCGTTCCTGTGGCTTCTGTCCACCGCCTTCAAGCCCCCGCGTGAACTGGGCAGTCTGCACCCCACCTGGGTCCCGAGGAACCCCACCCTCGACAACTTCCGTCAGGCCTTCGACGAACAACCGCTGCTGCACGCCGCGTTGAACTCCCTGCTCGCGGCGGCCTCGGCCGCGCTGGTCGCCGTACTGCTGGCGACCCCGATGGCGTACGTCATGGCCAGGCACCGCACGTTGCTCGGGCGGGCGGCCACCGGATGGGTGGTGGTCAGCCAGGCGTTCCCGTTCGTGCTGGTGATCATTCCGCTGTTCCTGGTGCTGAAGAACCTGCGCCTGATCGACTCCGTCTTCGGGCTGGTGATGGTTTACGTGGTGTGGTCGCTGCCCTTCGCGCTGTGGATGCTCGTCGGGTATGTACGGGCCGTACCCGCCGAGTTGGAGGAGGCGGCGGCCGTCGACGGGGCCGGACGCCTGCGCACCCTGGTCTCCGTCATGGCGCCGTTGCTCGCGCCGGGGATCGTGGCGACGGCACTGTTCGCGTTCGTCACCGCCTGGAACGAGTTCTTCTTCGCCCTGGTGCTCCTCAAGACCCCGGAGAAACAGACCCTGCCGGTCGTCCTCACCCACTTCATCGGCGCGGAGGGCGTGGCGGATCTCGGCCCGCTGGCCGCCGCCGCGTTCCTGGCGACGCTGCCCTCGCTCGTGGTGTTCGCGATCGTCCAACGCCGCATCACCGGCGGCCTGATGGCAGGGGCGGTGAAGAGCTGA
- a CDS encoding carbohydrate ABC transporter permease has protein sequence MTLVTGARRPAKRVTRAGPGSRPLGGHGAWFLVLPALIPILVLSVGPLLYGILLAFTDAQSGRTASTQWIGTLNFQDLLHDTLFWQSFRIGLVWAVGVTVPQFLLALGLALLLNQELRLRWLARALAIIPWAMPEVVVGIMWRLVYNADAGVLNETLRDLGLGDGHDWLSGLTTALPAVIVVGVWAGMPQTTVALLAGLQNTPRELHEAAAMDGAGAWRRFRTVTWPALRPVALAITALNLIWNFNSFALVYVLTNGGPGGRTRLPMLFAYEEAFRYGQFGYAAAMGCVMVALISVLLAVFLVGRLRGGEER, from the coding sequence GTGACACTGGTGACCGGGGCGAGGCGGCCGGCCAAGCGCGTGACCCGCGCCGGACCCGGCAGTCGGCCGCTCGGCGGACACGGCGCCTGGTTCCTCGTCCTGCCCGCCCTGATCCCCATCCTCGTCCTGAGCGTGGGGCCACTGCTGTACGGGATCCTGCTGGCGTTCACCGACGCCCAGTCCGGCCGGACCGCGTCCACACAGTGGATCGGCACGCTCAACTTCCAGGACCTGCTGCACGACACGCTGTTCTGGCAGTCGTTTCGGATCGGGCTGGTCTGGGCGGTCGGGGTGACCGTGCCGCAGTTCCTGCTCGCCCTCGGCCTCGCCCTCCTCCTCAACCAGGAGTTACGGCTGCGCTGGCTGGCCCGCGCCCTCGCGATCATCCCGTGGGCGATGCCCGAGGTCGTCGTCGGCATCATGTGGCGGCTCGTCTACAACGCGGACGCCGGCGTCCTCAACGAGACACTGCGCGACCTGGGCCTGGGCGACGGACACGACTGGCTCAGCGGCCTGACGACCGCACTGCCCGCCGTCATCGTCGTCGGCGTCTGGGCGGGGATGCCGCAGACGACGGTCGCGCTGCTCGCCGGGCTGCAGAACACGCCGCGCGAACTGCACGAGGCGGCGGCGATGGACGGCGCCGGTGCCTGGCGCCGCTTCCGGACGGTCACCTGGCCCGCCCTGCGGCCGGTCGCGCTCGCCATCACCGCCCTCAACCTGATCTGGAACTTCAACTCGTTCGCCCTGGTGTACGTCCTGACGAACGGCGGCCCCGGCGGCCGTACCCGGCTGCCCATGCTCTTCGCCTACGAAGAGGCCTTCCGCTACGGGCAGTTCGGCTACGCGGCGGCGATGGGCTGTGTGATGGTCGCGCTGATCTCCGTCCTGCTGGCCGTGTTCCTCGTCGGCAGGCTGAGAGGAGGTGAGGAGCGTTGA
- a CDS encoding phosphotransferase enzyme family protein yields the protein MDEARARDVLAAAGVLPPGPAAGARLLALGENAVFAAGDLVVKVGRDAELLDRARRELDIALWLAEADVPAVRAADPTARLVEGHPVTVWHRLPDPVRPAEPGDLAELLRIVHALPLPRAFTLPPRELLGGVERWLRLAGDAIDPADAAYLRERRDGFATAAAALTPQLPPGPIHGDALPRNVHIGPDGPVLVDLETFSADLREHDLVVMALSHDRYALPTESYDAFTEAYGWDVREWEGCGTLRGARETASCAWVAQHAPVNPKALAEFSRRVGSLRAGDSTVRWYPF from the coding sequence ATGGACGAGGCACGGGCCCGGGACGTACTGGCCGCGGCGGGCGTACTGCCGCCCGGCCCGGCAGCGGGCGCGCGGCTCCTCGCGCTGGGCGAGAACGCGGTGTTCGCGGCCGGTGACCTGGTCGTCAAGGTGGGCCGCGACGCCGAACTCCTCGACCGGGCGCGGCGGGAGCTGGACATCGCGCTCTGGCTCGCCGAGGCGGACGTCCCGGCGGTACGCGCGGCCGACCCGACGGCGCGACTCGTCGAGGGCCACCCGGTGACGGTGTGGCACCGGCTGCCCGATCCCGTACGCCCGGCCGAACCCGGGGATTTGGCCGAACTCCTACGCATCGTGCACGCCCTGCCGCTCCCCCGCGCCTTCACCTTGCCGCCCCGTGAACTCCTGGGCGGCGTCGAACGCTGGCTGCGGCTCGCGGGCGACGCGATCGACCCGGCGGACGCGGCGTATCTGCGCGAGCGTCGCGACGGTTTCGCCACGGCCGCCGCCGCGCTCACCCCGCAGCTCCCGCCCGGCCCGATCCACGGCGACGCGCTTCCCCGGAACGTGCACATCGGCCCCGACGGCCCCGTCCTGGTCGACCTGGAGACCTTCTCCGCCGACCTGCGCGAACACGACCTGGTGGTCATGGCCCTCTCCCACGACCGCTACGCCCTCCCGACCGAGTCCTACGACGCGTTCACGGAGGCGTACGGGTGGGACGTACGGGAGTGGGAGGGGTGCGGGACGCTCCGCGGGGCGCGGGAGACGGCGAGCTGTGCGTGGGTTGCGCAGCATGCGCCTGTCAATCCGAAGGCATTGGCCGAGTTCTCGCGGCGGGTGGGGTCTTTGCGGGCGGGGGATTCGACGGTGCGGTGGTATCCGTTCTGA
- a CDS encoding LysR family transcriptional regulator, whose protein sequence is MDERQLRILRELGELGSVTAVADALLVTPSAISQQLRLLQRAIPVPLTERQGRRLVLTDAGQALAGAATEVESALARARHTVEEFLDRPDGEVSVAAFSSAGAAFFPLLLWALAGVDGPVLALADEDVTQDDFPPLTREYDLVLAHRLDHAPPWPRTVAATPLLREPLDVAMPADHPLAARRRLTPADVADQPWIAVHDGFPIMATIEAIATAAGRRPHLAHRINEFAVAAEVVAAGGGLALMPRWTSRPHPALVLKPLSGVRARRRIDALHRPERSARRAVRTVLTELQRAAQTIQAKE, encoded by the coding sequence ATGGACGAACGTCAGCTGAGGATCCTGCGCGAACTCGGTGAGCTGGGCAGCGTCACCGCCGTCGCCGACGCGTTGCTCGTCACGCCCTCGGCGATCTCGCAGCAGTTGCGGCTGCTCCAGCGCGCCATCCCGGTCCCGCTCACCGAGCGACAGGGGCGGCGGCTGGTGCTGACCGACGCCGGGCAGGCGTTGGCGGGCGCCGCGACCGAGGTGGAGTCGGCGCTGGCGCGGGCCCGGCACACCGTCGAGGAGTTTCTGGACCGGCCGGACGGGGAGGTGTCCGTGGCTGCGTTCTCCAGCGCGGGCGCCGCCTTCTTCCCGCTGCTGCTGTGGGCCCTCGCGGGAGTGGACGGGCCGGTGCTCGCGCTGGCCGACGAGGACGTGACGCAGGACGACTTCCCGCCGCTGACCAGGGAGTACGACCTCGTCCTCGCTCACCGTCTGGACCACGCCCCGCCCTGGCCGCGCACGGTGGCGGCGACCCCGCTGCTGCGCGAACCCCTCGACGTGGCCATGCCCGCCGACCATCCGCTCGCCGCCAGGCGACGACTGACCCCCGCCGATGTGGCCGACCAGCCCTGGATCGCCGTACACGACGGCTTCCCGATCATGGCCACGATCGAGGCCATCGCCACCGCGGCGGGGCGTCGGCCCCATCTCGCCCATCGCATCAACGAGTTCGCGGTGGCGGCGGAGGTGGTGGCCGCCGGCGGAGGCCTCGCACTGATGCCCCGCTGGACCTCGCGCCCGCACCCCGCCCTCGTCCTCAAGCCCCTCAGCGGCGTCCGGGCCAGACGCCGAATCGACGCCCTCCACCGCCCGGAACGATCAGCCCGCAGGGCGGTACGAACGGTACTGACGGAACTGCAGCGAGCAGCACAAACAATCCAGGCCAAGGAGTAG
- a CDS encoding DMT family transporter produces MSDSRRTDAVLLLVALVWGSSYLSAQTATSALPVLVVLFARYALSALACLGLVGAGRGKDQERGRGFRLWTREEVRAGLPLGVTQAAVLVVETYGVAHTTAANAGLIISLTIVLTPLLDRAGHPYGLPPAFYAAAGVCVLAVGLLMSGNGFHALRLGDLLMLGAALVRAGHVALVGRLTTGRPIRPLHLTTLQTVIGTALFLPAAAPDLSALTRADSGTWTQLVYLALFCSVFAFLAQTWAVQRTSASRASLLLGTEPIWAAAIGIALGGEHLTPLTALGATLMVTGTYWGQSVERAHRTRRAPARVLAPAAVIPAATAPPGCPQDR; encoded by the coding sequence GTGTCCGACTCCCGCCGTACCGACGCGGTACTCCTCCTGGTCGCGCTTGTCTGGGGTTCCAGTTATCTGTCCGCCCAGACGGCCACCTCCGCCCTGCCCGTCCTCGTGGTCCTGTTCGCGCGGTACGCCCTCTCCGCGCTCGCCTGTCTCGGCCTGGTCGGCGCCGGACGGGGGAAGGACCAGGAGCGTGGCCGGGGTTTCCGTCTGTGGACCCGGGAGGAGGTGCGGGCCGGGCTGCCGCTCGGGGTCACGCAGGCCGCCGTACTCGTCGTGGAGACGTACGGAGTCGCCCACACCACCGCCGCCAACGCGGGCCTGATCATCAGCCTGACCATTGTGCTCACCCCTCTCCTGGACCGCGCCGGACACCCCTACGGCCTGCCCCCGGCCTTCTACGCAGCCGCCGGCGTGTGTGTCCTCGCCGTCGGCCTGCTCATGTCCGGCAACGGCTTCCACGCTTTGCGTCTCGGTGACCTGCTGATGCTGGGCGCGGCGCTGGTACGGGCGGGTCATGTCGCCCTGGTCGGACGCCTCACCACAGGCCGGCCGATCCGCCCCCTCCATCTGACGACCCTCCAGACCGTGATCGGCACGGCTCTGTTCCTGCCGGCCGCCGCTCCCGACCTGTCGGCGCTCACCCGCGCCGACTCCGGAACCTGGACACAGTTGGTCTATCTCGCCCTGTTCTGCAGCGTGTTCGCGTTTCTCGCCCAGACGTGGGCCGTGCAGCGGACGTCGGCGAGCCGGGCCAGCCTGCTGCTGGGTACGGAGCCGATCTGGGCCGCCGCGATCGGCATCGCGTTGGGCGGCGAACATCTGACGCCGCTCACGGCGCTGGGCGCGACGCTGATGGTCACGGGCACGTACTGGGGCCAGTCGGTGGAACGCGCCCACCGCACGCGGAGGGCACCCGCCAGGGTGCTCGCCCCCGCCGCCGTCATACCGGCTGCCACAGCTCCACCCGGTTGCCCTCAGGATCGGTGA
- a CDS encoding VOC family protein: MERVLGIGGYFMRAADPVVLSAWYRDCLGLEADENGLWGQEAGPTVFATFESGTDYFGSRTQQTMLNFRVRDLEAMLAQLRAKGADVAAETQDMEGVGRFGWVTDPEGNRVELWQPV, encoded by the coding sequence ATGGAACGTGTGCTGGGGATCGGTGGATACTTCATGCGGGCTGCCGACCCGGTGGTACTGAGCGCGTGGTATCGCGACTGCCTGGGTCTGGAAGCCGACGAGAACGGCCTGTGGGGTCAGGAAGCCGGGCCGACGGTGTTCGCGACGTTCGAGTCCGGGACCGACTACTTCGGGTCCCGCACCCAGCAGACGATGCTCAACTTCCGGGTCCGCGACCTGGAGGCGATGCTCGCGCAACTGCGCGCCAAGGGTGCGGACGTGGCCGCGGAAACGCAGGACATGGAGGGCGTCGGCCGCTTCGGCTGGGTCACCGATCCTGAGGGCAACCGGGTGGAGCTGTGGCAGCCGGTATGA
- a CDS encoding 3'-5' exonuclease has product MGWHHELLIGFDLETTGTDPREARIVTGAVIEVRGGEPLGRREWLADPGVEIPADAVAVHGITNERATSEGRPADQVADAIADVLATYWKTGVPVVAYNANFDLTLLSAELRRHGLPSLRERLGGLDLAPVIDPYTIDRSVDRYRRGKRNLEAVCTEYGVLLEAAHDASADALAAARLACAIAERHPKVAALGPVELHRRQIEWYAEWAVDFQSFLRRKGETDAVVDGTWPVREVVDEVV; this is encoded by the coding sequence ATGGGCTGGCACCATGAGCTGCTGATCGGCTTCGACCTGGAGACGACCGGGACGGACCCGCGCGAGGCACGCATTGTCACCGGCGCGGTGATCGAGGTGAGGGGCGGTGAGCCGCTCGGCCGCCGCGAATGGCTGGCCGATCCGGGCGTGGAGATCCCGGCGGACGCGGTCGCCGTGCACGGCATCACCAACGAGCGCGCGACCAGCGAGGGCCGACCGGCCGACCAGGTCGCGGACGCGATCGCGGACGTACTGGCGACGTACTGGAAGACCGGTGTGCCGGTGGTCGCCTACAACGCGAACTTCGACCTCACGCTGCTCTCCGCCGAGCTGCGGCGGCACGGTCTGCCGTCCCTGCGGGAGCGGTTGGGCGGCCTGGATCTGGCGCCGGTGATCGACCCGTACACGATCGACCGCTCCGTCGACCGGTACCGGCGCGGCAAGCGCAACCTCGAAGCGGTGTGCACGGAGTACGGCGTCCTGCTGGAAGCGGCCCACGACGCGTCGGCGGACGCTTTGGCCGCGGCGCGCCTGGCGTGCGCGATAGCCGAGCGGCATCCGAAGGTTGCGGCACTCGGGCCGGTGGAGCTGCATCGGCGCCAGATCGAGTGGTACGCGGAGTGGGCGGTGGATTTCCAGAGCTTCCTGCGCCGCAAGGGGGAGACGGACGCGGTGGTGGACGGCACGTGGCCGGTACGGGAGGTAGTGGACGAGGTGGTGTGA
- a CDS encoding SAV2148 family HEPN domain-containing protein, with protein MGSGGLELPPGDEGHEGHSTEVPPGAVSLARPMETGSIGPELDWDADAWREVRTRAQRAGRAYIWLNLVEQRLRAVVAAVLRPIYEPVHGDEWVVAAAGPAGQEWVQRAVAVREVSRRKGYLLDPADDNVLSFLTLPQLRELMVQHWPCFEPYVDERRDVELALDELEVTRNVVSRNRALSEAVLGQAERASGKLLETLGAGGDVPSARRLPVDAVEDLVGDRYGDVVAVHTDRVRLMRQFPAEDIFGGARRLDAIGIGLNLLVQNFSGRRLVRLAESGCRARLLFLNPASSAVKRRERELGIKRGELSRAVEMNILHMRRVRSKLRDPGAFEIQVFDETPRFTAYLVDGDASDGVAIVQTYLRRTRGMEAPVLVLRAGSRTVRSDDAEESGLLPTYREEFEVAWADSRPVS; from the coding sequence GTGGGCTCGGGAGGGCTGGAGCTGCCCCCTGGTGACGAGGGTCACGAGGGTCACTCCACAGAGGTCCCGCCCGGCGCGGTGTCCCTGGCACGGCCGATGGAGACGGGTTCCATTGGACCGGAACTGGACTGGGACGCCGACGCCTGGCGCGAGGTGCGTACACGCGCCCAGCGGGCCGGCCGGGCCTACATCTGGCTGAACCTGGTCGAACAGCGGCTGCGCGCGGTCGTGGCCGCCGTCCTGCGCCCCATCTACGAACCCGTCCACGGCGACGAGTGGGTGGTCGCCGCCGCAGGACCGGCCGGCCAGGAGTGGGTGCAGCGCGCGGTCGCCGTACGCGAAGTCAGCCGCCGCAAGGGCTACTTGCTCGACCCCGCCGACGACAACGTCCTCAGCTTCCTCACCCTGCCCCAGCTGCGCGAGCTGATGGTGCAGCACTGGCCGTGCTTCGAGCCGTACGTCGACGAGCGCCGCGACGTCGAACTCGCTCTGGACGAGCTGGAGGTCACCCGTAACGTCGTCTCCCGCAACCGGGCCCTGTCCGAGGCCGTCCTGGGCCAGGCCGAGCGGGCCTCGGGCAAGCTCCTGGAGACCCTCGGCGCGGGGGGTGACGTGCCCTCCGCGCGCCGTCTGCCGGTGGACGCGGTCGAGGACCTGGTGGGCGACCGGTACGGGGACGTGGTTGCCGTACACACCGACCGCGTACGGCTGATGCGCCAGTTCCCGGCCGAGGACATCTTCGGCGGCGCGCGTCGCCTCGACGCCATCGGTATCGGCCTCAACCTGCTCGTGCAGAACTTCTCCGGGCGGCGGCTGGTGCGGCTGGCGGAGTCGGGCTGCCGGGCGAGGCTGCTGTTCCTGAACCCCGCGTCCAGTGCGGTGAAGCGGCGTGAGCGGGAACTCGGCATCAAACGAGGCGAGCTGAGCCGCGCGGTGGAGATGAACATCCTGCACATGCGCCGGGTGCGGTCGAAACTGCGCGACCCGGGCGCCTTCGAGATCCAGGTCTTCGACGAGACGCCCCGCTTCACGGCCTACCTCGTCGACGGGGACGCCTCGGACGGGGTCGCGATCGTGCAGACCTATCTGCGCCGGACGCGCGGGATGGAGGCACCCGTGCTGGTGCTGCGCGCCGGAAGCCGGACGGTCAGATCGGACGACGCGGAGGAGAGCGGCCTTCTCCCGACATACCGCGAGGAGTTCGAGGTGGCCTGGGCGGATTCGCGGCCTGTGTCCTGA
- a CDS encoding copper amine oxidase has protein sequence MREKYVLVGLSAVALAAGLTTAAGPATAQPKAAPVPPAECSAPYRIEQKLTSGTTWRMCWRYESEAGLVLEKVSYQPPGEPRPIKVLNSAKLAQIHVPYDDGKAEYQDLTAAGFAQGLMNMAPGECPGGTIKTVKVPEAWDPEHANVKGLCTTTRSRGHAYRMQGDTANKVWQTQGKDLLVYTVNQTGWYEYITEWRFQDDGTINMSVGATGSLAPDDYDAGDGRGWPIGKGAKDYATSHSHNVFWRLDFGLDGSSKGKVEQYDSVVSPPASGQEGPTTKTTRTQVKKELAGDAKTMRWWRMVSATGKNKDGHARSYEIVPGATTKYPGRSYTRHDVYFTEYNKCEQFASDNLPNCGVGAKKSVDGWVNGQTLTHPLAWVNVGFHHIARDEDQQPMPVHWQGFAIAPRDVTAMNPLTPAALANQNGHVESGS, from the coding sequence ATGCGTGAAAAGTATGTGCTCGTCGGCCTCTCCGCGGTCGCGCTGGCCGCCGGGCTCACCACGGCGGCGGGCCCGGCCACCGCCCAGCCCAAGGCCGCCCCCGTACCGCCCGCGGAGTGCAGTGCGCCCTACCGCATCGAGCAGAAGCTCACCTCCGGTACCACCTGGCGGATGTGCTGGCGCTACGAGAGCGAGGCCGGGCTCGTCCTGGAGAAGGTCTCGTACCAGCCCCCGGGCGAGCCCCGGCCGATCAAGGTCCTCAACTCCGCGAAGCTCGCCCAGATACACGTCCCCTATGACGACGGAAAGGCCGAGTACCAGGACCTGACCGCGGCGGGCTTCGCCCAGGGCCTGATGAACATGGCGCCCGGTGAATGCCCCGGCGGCACCATCAAGACCGTCAAGGTCCCCGAGGCCTGGGACCCGGAGCACGCGAACGTCAAGGGCCTGTGCACCACGACCCGTTCGCGCGGCCACGCCTACCGTATGCAGGGCGACACCGCGAACAAGGTCTGGCAGACCCAGGGCAAGGACCTGCTCGTCTACACCGTCAACCAGACCGGCTGGTACGAGTACATCACCGAGTGGCGCTTCCAGGACGACGGCACCATCAACATGAGCGTCGGCGCCACCGGCAGCCTCGCGCCCGACGACTACGACGCGGGCGACGGCCGCGGCTGGCCCATCGGCAAGGGCGCCAAGGACTACGCCACCAGCCACAGCCACAACGTCTTCTGGCGGCTCGACTTCGGCCTCGACGGCTCCTCCAAGGGCAAGGTCGAGCAGTACGACTCCGTGGTCAGCCCGCCCGCGAGCGGCCAGGAGGGACCCACCACCAAAACGACCCGCACCCAGGTCAAGAAGGAACTCGCGGGCGACGCCAAGACCATGCGCTGGTGGCGGATGGTCAGCGCCACCGGCAAGAACAAGGACGGCCACGCACGGTCGTACGAGATCGTCCCCGGCGCCACCACCAAGTACCCGGGCCGCAGCTACACCCGGCACGACGTCTACTTCACCGAGTACAACAAGTGCGAGCAGTTCGCCAGCGACAACCTGCCCAACTGCGGCGTGGGCGCCAAGAAGTCCGTCGACGGATGGGTCAACGGACAGACCCTCACCCACCCGTTGGCCTGGGTGAACGTGGGATTCCACCACATCGCCCGGGACGAGGACCAGCAGCCCATGCCCGTCCACTGGCAGGGCTTCGCCATCGCCCCGCGCGATGTCACCGCTATGAATCCGCTCACTCCCGCCGCCCTCGCCAACCAGAACGGGCATGTCGAAAGCGGTAGTTGA
- a CDS encoding Tat pathway signal sequence domain protein: MRKIVRRHLGKVVAGTGIAVAGTAVMVAVTLPGSAGADDSGGTGPSGSTASTANTGGGAGQSAQQQGAVPPGVVEQVPAEGKKGKGRDPLTDGEMAQVERLALNRQLLNSGENVEGARGPQRLGIDLADPEAAEVDDPNAPRRADVSYYDYKDDTLVTRTVNLDTGKVERTDTQHGVQPPLSRAETVEATRLLIADPLGAGLKADYKDATSSELTSPDQLLVTSMVYKAVPGAQPAVLDSCGDHRCVRIFPKVKNGPWIDARSLVVDLSAHKVAKLG, encoded by the coding sequence GTGCGCAAGATCGTGCGCCGCCACCTTGGCAAGGTGGTGGCGGGTACGGGGATAGCGGTGGCCGGCACGGCGGTGATGGTCGCGGTGACGCTGCCGGGATCGGCGGGGGCCGACGACTCGGGAGGGACGGGCCCCTCCGGGAGCACGGCGAGTACGGCGAACACGGGCGGGGGTGCGGGGCAGTCCGCGCAGCAGCAGGGCGCGGTGCCGCCCGGTGTCGTCGAACAGGTGCCCGCCGAGGGCAAGAAGGGCAAGGGCCGTGATCCCCTCACCGATGGTGAGATGGCCCAGGTCGAGCGGCTCGCCCTGAACCGGCAGCTGCTCAACTCCGGTGAGAACGTGGAGGGAGCGCGCGGCCCGCAGCGGCTCGGCATCGACCTCGCCGACCCCGAGGCCGCCGAGGTGGACGACCCGAACGCGCCCCGGCGCGCGGACGTGTCGTACTACGACTACAAGGACGACACCCTGGTCACCAGGACCGTCAATCTCGACACCGGCAAGGTCGAGCGGACCGACACCCAGCACGGCGTGCAGCCGCCCCTGAGCCGCGCCGAGACGGTTGAGGCGACCAGGCTGCTGATAGCCGACCCGCTGGGCGCGGGTCTGAAGGCCGACTACAAGGACGCCACCAGCTCGGAACTCACCTCGCCGGACCAGCTGCTCGTCACCAGCATGGTGTACAAGGCCGTTCCGGGCGCCCAGCCCGCCGTACTCGACTCCTGCGGCGACCACCGCTGTGTGCGGATCTTTCCGAAGGTGAAGAACGGACCGTGGATCGACGCCCGTTCGCTCGTGGTCGACCTGAGCGCCCACAAGGTGGCCAAGCTCGGCTGA